ACGAAGTTGCCGTGGTTGTGCATGAAGGAGGGCATCGCGAAGTTCGGCAGCGACAGGCTGCCGGCGGGGCCGAGGTAGCGGAAGACGTCGCGCGTCACCTCGGTCTTCAGCGGGCAGTCCGGATCCTCGCGCCAGCCGGGCATCAGCGCGTCGAGGCCGGACGGGTCGATCACCGCGCCCGACAGGATGTGCGCGCCGATCTCCGAGCCCTTTTCCACCAGGACGACGGAAAGCTCTTCCTCGCGTTCGGCGGCGAGCTGCTTTAAGCGGATCGCTGTGGAGAGCCCGGACGGGCCTCCGCCTACGATCACAACGTCATAGTCCATGCGCTCGCGCTCGATAGCCATGGGCTCCCCTTGTCGTCGGCGCGGTTTGGAGGCCGCGTCATCATGCTTTAGCTTTGTCTACGTCGAAGGTAGGCCGCGATGGAAGAGCCTCAACACACTCGCGATCCGCTCCGTGGCTTCTTCAGCGCCTGCGGTGTGACGGTCATGCTCGCCGAAACGCCGCAGAACCGCTTCGCCGAGGGCGTCGCGGTGGAGGAACCGTCGTTCGACGATATGCCGCTGGCCGACAGCGACGACTGGGTCGACGAGCCGGCGCCGGCGGTGGAGGACGAGGCGGTCCACGCCGCCCGCGAGGTCGCGCGGACCGCCCCGGATCTGGCCGCGCTGCACCAGGCGCTGGCGCGTTTCGACGGGTGTCCGCTGAAGGCTCTGGCGCGCTCCACCTGTCACGGCGAGGGACCGGTGGGGGCGCCGATCATGTTCGTCGGCGAGGCGCCGGGGCGGGACGAGGACGAGGCCGGGCGCCCCTTCGTCGGCCGCTCGGGCCAGCTCCTCGAAAAGATGCTCGCGGCGATCGGGATGACGCGCGAGGCTGTGTATATCTCCAACGTCATTCCCTGGCGCCCGCCCGCGAATCGCACGCCGAGTCCGATCGAGACGGCGACGTGCGAGGTGTTCGTGCGCCGCGAGATCGCGCTGGTGCGGCCCAAGGTGCTGGTGGCGCTGGGCGGCGCGGCGGCGAAGACGCTGTTTTCCACCGATACCGGCATCATGCGTCAGCGCGGCAACTGGGTGCGGTTCGACACCGGCGACGGCGAGGTCGACGCGGTGGCGATGTTCCACCCCGCCTACCTGCTGCGAACACCCGGCGAGAAGCGGCGCGCCTGGCAGGACCTCCTCTCCATCCGCCGCAAGCTCAAGGAGCTCGGCGCACTCTGACGCCGCGCGGGGGGCCGGACCCGGAGCCGGCTCAGCCGTGGGGCACGCTGAGGAAGCGGTGGCGGCGGCCCGCCTCCAGCACGATCGCCGTGAGCGCGCCGCCGTAAACGGCGCCGGTGTCGACGTTGGCGCGCCAGGGCGTCACCTCGGGCGCGTCGACGGGCGTGTGCCCGTGGACGACGAAGGCTGGGAACGGGCCGGAGTGGGTGAGGAACTCCTCCCGGATCCAGATCATGTCGGAGCTCGACTGCTCCTCCAGCGGGACGCCGGGGCGGATGCCGGCGTGGACGAAGATGACGCCGCCGATACGGTGCGAGTAGGCGAGGCGCGTCAGCAGCTCGAGATCACGCCGGGGCAGCACCGACTGGACGATGGGCTGGAGCGCCTGCGGGTCGTGCTTCCAGTCGTTCGGCTCGATGCCGTAGGAGCGCAGCGTGGCATCGCCGCCGAAGGCGAGCCAGCGGCTCATCATGGTGCCGTCGGCGAGGGCGGCGATCATCGCCTGCTCGTGGTTGCCCATCAGGCGGACGCGCTCGCGCCCCGGCACCTCCTCGCCGACGCGCTTCAGGACCGCGGCGCAGTCCGGTCCACGGTCGACGTAGTCGCCGAGGAAGACCTCGACGACGCTCGTGGCGGGGTCCGCGGCGAGATCCTCGTCGATCAGCGCCAGCAGGCGGTCCAGCATTTTGGCGCAGCCGTGAACGTCGCCAATGGCATAGACACGGACGCCCTCAGGCAGGTCGGCGTTCATCGCCGGGATCCAGCAAATCGGTCCGGGACGCTTGCACCTTGGCGGGGTCCGGCGCACAAGGCCTGAGCCCTGCCTTTGAGGTCCATGTGCTCGATCTTCTCTTCTTCGCTGTCATCCTTGCAATCGCCGGCGCGATCGGCGGCATCATCGCCGGCCTCCTCGGGGTCGGTGGCGGTATCGTCATCGTGCCTGTCCTGTTCTATCTGCTCCCCGTCGCCGGTGTCGACGGCGAGATTCGGATGCATCTGGCCGTCGCGACCTCGCTGGCCACGATCATCACGACCTCCATCGTCTCCGCCCGGTCTCACTACAAACGCGGCGGCGTCGATGTGGATCTGTTGAAGCAGGTCGGCGGCGGCGTGGTGCTGGGCGTGGCGATCGGCGTCGTCGCCGGCACGGCCGCCAGCGCGCAGACGCTGACGGCCATCTTCGGCTCGGTGGCGCTGCTGGTCGCGATCCACATGGCCTTCTTCAAGGGCCGCCAGCTCGCCAGCCACCTGCCGGGCCAGCCCTGCATCACCGGGATCGGCATGATCATCGGCGGCGTCTCGACGATGATGGGCATCGGCGGCGGCTCCCTGTCGGTGCCGATCTTCTCGCTGTGCGGAGTTCCGATCCGCCGCGCGGTGGGCACGGCGGCGGCCATCGGCCTCATCATCGCGGTGCCCGGCGTGATCGGCTTTGCCATCGGCGGCTGGAACGTGCCGGACCTGCCGCCCGGCAGCGTCGGCTACGTGAACCTCATCGGCTTCGCGCTGATCGCGCCGCTGTCGATGCTGTGCGCGCCGATCGGGGCGAAGCTGGCGCACACGATCCCGCAGGAGTGGCTGAGCCGCATCTTCGCGATTTTCCTCGCGGTTACCGCCGTCCGGATGCTCCTGAGCCTCCTCTGAGGCTCTCCGGTCCGCCGATAGCCCCGCCGGGGGCTGCCGTCGGGGGACCCGCCCCCCTGAGGCGGCACCGGCAGAACGCCGCGATGGCCGCCTCAGGCCGATCCGGAACCGCCCCATGAAAAAGCCGGCCCGCGAGGATGCTCGCGGGCCGGCTTTTTCGTTTCCCGGCGTCCTGTGGGGCCCGGATCCCGCCAGTTGTCCGGCGGCACGTCGCGGGTCGCCCCGCCGCGGGGCCCCCCCGTGGGGGCCCTAGAAGCCGTCCTTGTTGGCATCGCCGCCGCCGGTGACCTCCTCGATGGCGTCGCCGATCCACTCGTTGTTCTCGCGCTGCGGCTCCCTCTGCGGGACGACGTCGACCGGGGTCCCGTCCTGCGCGAGGGCGACCGGCTTGGGCGCGATCATGTGCACGTCGCGTTGCGGGAACGGGATGGTGATGCCGTTCTGGGCGAAGCTCTTCACCACGCGCGTCAGCACCTGCGACTTCACCGTGAAGCCCGAGAAGTTGCCGTAGAGGTCGATGTAGTAGCAGACGCGCAGGTTGATCGAGTTGTCGCCGAACTCCTCGACCGTCACCATCGGCGCGGGCGACTTCAGGACGCCCTCGTGCTCCTGCAGCGCCTGATAGACCAGGTTGATCGCGAGCTCCGGATCGTCGTCGTAGGCGATCCCGACCATCAGGATGACGCGCATCACCGAGTTGGTGCGCGTCCAGTTCGTGAACGTGTCCGAGATCAGTGCAGAGTTCGGCACGATGAGGTCGAACTCGTCGAACGTCTTCATGCGCATCGAGCGGATGCCGATCTGCATCACCGTGCCGGAATTGGCGCCGACGGTGACGATGTCGCCGATCCGCAGCGGCCGCTCCACGAGGAGGAGGAGGCCGGAGATGAAGTTGTTGACGACGTTCTGCAGACCGAAACCGATACCGACACCCAGCGAGGCGGCGAAGACGGTGAGGGTGGTGACGTCGAAGCCGATGGCCGACAGCGTGAGCAGCACGCCGAGGACGACCACCACGTACTGGGCGAACACCGACAGCGACTGGCGGATGCCGATGTCCTTCAGGCGCCCGAAGATGATCGTGTAGGCGACGCGGCGGCTCCAGCCCGCGACCCAGAACACGAACGCGAAGGCGAGGACGGCGAGGATGACCTTGCCGATCGTGTACTGCGTGCTGCCGACCGTGAAGACGGTGGTGCGCCAGACCTGGACCGCTTCGTGGATGATCGGGGTCTCGACCGTCCAGTCGAACACCTCCATGCAGATCCAGGCGGTGATGACGACGAGGCCGAGCTGGGCCGCACGGTTGAGCGGCACCAGGAAGTTGGCGCGGGCGAAGTAGGCCCGGGCCGGGTCCCTGGCGCGGATCCGCGCGGTGACGCCCTCCATGAGGTCGTTCATGATGCCGAGCACCAGCGCCATCGCCGCCACGATGGTGATCGCGAAGGCGAGGTTCTCCAGCATCACCAGGGCGAGGCGGGTGTAGCCGAGGAGGCCGGTCACGCCCGTGGCGATGAGCGCCGTCGGCGGCAGTAGCGACAGGAAGGCCGCGACGATCCGCCGGATGCGCCCGTACGATCCGCCCCCGCGCGACGCGCTGAAGAAGAACACGAAGAGCAGCATCGGCAGGCCCGAGAGGACGAAGACCGAGTAGGCGAGGCGGTTGATGGCCGTCTCTGTCGTCGGCAGCAGGTCGACCTCGCCGAGCACGACGTAGGCGAGCACGAAGACCGCCGACAGCACCACCGCGATTTCCGTCGCGCGGGTGATGATCTTGCCGATGCGCCGCTGCTGTCCGTAGGTCTGGTACGAGACGATGACCTGCGTCAGGTCGCGGAGCGAGGCGGCGACGGCGGGAATGGCGAGGACCTTCAGGATCGCGAGCGTCGTCGACGTCGAGATCGAGAACATCGTCGCGAAACTGTACCAGACCGCGATCGGCAGCAGCCAGTAGAGGTTGCGCCGGACCACCTCGAGGGGAATCTCCGTCGCCCGGGTCGCATCCGACCGGACGAAGGACTTCAGCAGGAAGTGGCGCAGGTAGATCGTCGCCGCGAGGAGCAGCACGACGATTCCGCCGAAGACCGCGAGCATGCGCTCCGGCGCGACGGCGACGGCGGTGCGCACCTCGCGGTAGCGACCCTCGTAGATGTCGCGGAGCTCGTTCGGGATGGTGCGGATCTCGGCGGCGATGCGCTCGCGGGCCGCCTTGTCGGTCCGCGCGGTCTCGCGGGTGAGGAGCTCGGCGCGGTCGCGCGCGGTCCGCTCCCGGTCGAGCGCGGCGATCTCGTTGGCGAGCTCCTCGCGCAGGTCGGCGATCTCGCGCCCCTGGGTGCTGAGGAGCCTGCGCAGTCCGGAGATGCGTTCGCGCAGGGCCTCCGCCTGCGTGGCGTCCTGCGTCGGCTCGGAGAGGATGCGCGCGAGGTCCGACAATCCGTCGCGGTTGAGATCGATGGTCTCGGCCCGCTGCGCGAGGGTGGCGTCGGCGGCGTTCAGCTCGTCGATCGCCTCCACGAAGAGGCGGGTGGGGATCGACGGCTCCGAGCGGATCGGCCGCAGTGCGTCCAGCAGGCTGCGCGACTCGACGATGGCGATGTCGGTGAGGCGGGTGTTGGAGCGAAGCAGCGCCTCGTCGGCCCTCAGGCGCAGCAGGTTGCGGCGCTGCACGGCGATCGGGTTGCCGTCGTCGATGGCCGACGCCTCGTTGGAGAGGGTCAGCGCCTGCTGCCCGAGCTGGTCCACGAGCGCGCGAAGGCGCGTGACGACCGGGCTCTCCTCCATGTCGCCGACACCGTCCAGCGCGTCGAGGCTGATGTGGCGCTGGAGGATGTCGAGCTGCTCCTCGCGCAGGTTCAGGTACTCGGCCGACAGTGCCTGGTAGGTCTGCAGCCGCTCCATCATCTGGTTGGAAGCGTTGCGAATTCGGTCGCGCCAGTCGAGCGCGGCTTCATCCACAAGGCGCTGCAATGTGTCACGCTCGGTGGTTCGCATCGACGCGGAGGAGGAGACGATGGACGAGTTGAGCTGATCGATGCGCTGGCCGTGCTCGGTGATCCGGTGCGCCAGCGTGAGGAGCCGGGTCTGGGCGATGTCGACTTCGAACTGCGCCTGGCGCAGCTCCTCGAAGGTGACGTCGCCCTCATCCTCGGTCGTGCGGCTCAAATCCCTGATAATGCGGGAGTTCTCGGCCTGCTGGCGCTCGATCGCCGTGTCGATGTTGCGCAGGTCCCGCTCGATCCCGTTGAGATGCCGCTTCAGCGCGGCGAGATCCACGGTCTGGGCTGTCGCCGACCCCAGCAGAACCAGGGAAAACAGGAGGGCGAGGCACGTACGAAATACAGTGGGGACCATTGTGAACTCGCGACGCGGTCAGATCAGGGCGGACCGGCACCTTGTGGCGACGGCTAGGGTGGGACTAAGACGACCGGGCGGCGTAGACAACCTCTGCAAGGCGATCGTCGGGTCGCGCCTGTCGGGGTCCGCGCCGTTCCTTGGTGTGTGACTTGGAGTGTTTTGGCGTGCGTCTGCTTCTGTTTGCCGCGTTGGTTCTCGCCTCGCTACCGGCCCGTGCCGCCGATCTGACGCTGGTGTGCCTGTCGGTCGGACAGGCCGTGTCCGCCTGCAGTGACAGCGCATCGCGCTTCTCGCAGGAAACTGGGCACAACGTGCGCGTCGTCACGGCGGACGCGACCGGCCGCTACGCGCTGGAGCGTTATCGGGCCCTGTTCGACGTGCAGAGTACGCGAATCGACGTGCTGCAGTTCCCGGACACCTGGGTTCCCGCGCTGGGACCGGACCTTGCGACCTTGCCCACCCCGCCCGACGGGGAGGCTCTGCCGTCCGTGCTGAAGGCCGGGGAGGATGCGGGGCGGCTGGTCGGCCTGCCGCAGCACATGGCGGTGACGCTCCTGTTCCTGCGCGGCGATGTGGTCGCCGAGGACCTCCAGGCGTGGTCGGACCTGCGCCAGAGCCTTCTCGGCGCACCGGCGGACGGCGCCAACGGCCTCGCCTTCGGCGGTGCCGGGCCGACGCTCTTCCCGCTGTTCCTCGACTGGCTCTTCTCGTTCGGCGCCACGGACCTCACCGACCATGACGCGCTGCTGGAGGCGCTGAACCTCATGAACGGGGCGATCGGCTCGATCACGCCGGCGTCCATGGTGTCGACCAGCTCGCAGGAGGCGATCGCCGACTTCACCGGCGGCGGCGCGGCGGCGCTTGTGGCGCGGTCGACCGCGCTGACCTCCGTCCGCAGCTCGCCGCTGGCCGACAACTTCGAGGCGGTCCTGCGGCCCCAGGCGTCGAGCGCGGCCCCGCGTGCGCCGCTGCTGGTGACGACATGGTATACCGGCGTGTCGCGCCACTCGCGCAATTCCGAGGCGGCGGCCCAGCTCGCCCAGTTCCTCACCTCGGAGGCGGAGCAGCGCAGTGCGGCGCTCCAGTACGGGATCGCCCCGACCTGGCCGGCGCTCTATGATGATCCGGACATCCAGGCCCTCGGCCCCGTGTTCCGCCGGATCGGCCAGAACCTCGACCACATGGTGCCGCCGCCGATCCTGCGGTACGGCACGAACTATCTCGATCTCTCCGACGAAGTGGCTGCCGCGGTACGCGACATGCTGACCGGCAAGACCACCCCCGAGACCACGGCGCAGGTGATCGGTGGCGCCGTTCGCCGCGCGAGCCGACAGGTGGATTGATGCGACGTTGTATCGCTGGGCTGATCGCCCTCACTCTTTCGACGACGCTCGCTGCCGCGCAGACGCTCCCGCTCTCGCCGGACACAGCCGCCGGCGCGGCCGCGATCGGCCTCAGCGGTCCGCCCACTCAGAGCGACCGCGACATCGAGATCGCCGACAGCGAAACCGACCAGCCGGCCGCCGGCGCCCCCGCTCCGGAAGCGGCGGGCGCTGAACCCGGCACCGGAGCGGCGGCCCCCGTCGCTGCCGCGCCCGGCACCGCCGGTGCCTCCGAGGCCAGCCCCGCCGCCGCCGAGAGCGGCGCGGAGGATTCCGACGAGCCGGATTCGGCGGCGACGGCGGCAGGCGCGCTCGGCATCACCTCGCCCCCGGATGAGCCGGACGACGAGGGCGCCGAGCCGGATACCGCCGCGACCGCCGCGGGCGCGCTGGGCATCACCTCGCCGCCGGAGCAGCCGGGCGAGGCGGGCGACGAGCCCGACGGAGCGGCGACGGCCGCCGGCGCACTGGGGATCACCTCGCCGCCTGAGGCCGCCGATGGCGGGGAGGGGACCGAGCCGGACTCGGCCGCCACCGCCGCGGGCGCCCTCGGCATCAACTCGCCGCCGGACCAGTCCGGCGATGGCGCGGACGACGGGGCGGACGCCGCCGCGACGGCAGCCGGTGCGCTCGGCATTTCGACCCCGCCCGATACGTCCGGCAGCGACCAGGGCGCGAGCGATGCCGCCGCGGCCGCCGGTGCCCTCAGCGTGACCGCGCCTTCGATCAGTCAGGTCCCGGCGACGACCTCCGCGCCGACCTACGCCGTCGCCATCCTCGACGATGCGCCGCCGTTCTCCTACCTGGGCCGGTTCCGGGTCCGCACCGGGTTCGACGTCGACCTCGCCAACGCGCTCTGCCGCACGATGCAGGCGCGCTGCGAGCTGATGCCGATGTCGGCGGAGGATATCGTGCAGGCGCTCGTCGACCGCCGCGTCGCGTTCGCCGTCGCCACGACCGCGATCACCGCGCAGCCGGGCGCCTCGATCAGCTTCACCGAGCCTTACCTCGGCCTCACCGTGCGCTTCGTGACCCCGCGCGACCGGCGCCGCGACGTCGAGGACGACGACGCCACGTACGGGGCGATCGCCGGGACCGCGCAGGCAGAGTACCTGCGCAAGCTCTACCGCGACCCGCAGGCGGTGCACCTCTATCCCAACGCCGACGGGATGTGGATCGACCTCGCCCTGGGGCGCCTCGACGGCGTGCTCTCGCCGGCGATCACGGCGCGGCGGGAGTTCCTGTCGACGCCGATCGGCGACGGCTTCCGCTTCTCCTCCGCCGCCTCGGACGGGGAGAACAACCTCGCCCGCACCGCGGTGATCGGGGTGGGCGCGCAGGCCGGGGACCTCGTCCGCTCCCTCAACGAGGCGCTCGACCGGATGCGCGACAGCGGCGAGTTCGACGAGCTCCTCGCCCGTCACCTCGACAGCGACCTCGTCACCAAGGTCGGTGGGCGGCCGACCGCCGGCCGCTAACCCGCCCGGCCGCGCGCCGCCCCGACCCCGGATCGGGGACGCCCCCAACAAGGCTTGACAAATCGCTGGAACGAATCGCCCGAATCGCGGGTTGGTGATTCGTTCCGCGGAACGTTTGTGGATCGCAAGCGTGGTGAAGCCATGGCAAAGCAGGCGAAAGCAAAGCAGGCACGGCGCAACGACCCCGGGCCGTCGGTCAAGGACGATGAGACCTACGAGGCGCTGCGTCGCGACGGAGCCAGCAAGGAGAAGGCCGCCCGGATCGCCAACGCGAGGGCGAACGGCTCCCAGCCCTCCAAGAAGGGCGGCAAGGCGCCTCCCTACGAGGAGATGACCAAGGACGACCTCTACGAGCGCGCCCAGCAGATCGGCATCGACGGCCGCTCTAAGATGTCGAAGGGCGAGCTGATCGACGCCCTTAGGAATCACTGAGGCGGCGATGGCACCGCGCGCCTACTGGAAGGGTCACATCCGCCTCGCGCTGGTCTCGTTCCCCGTGCGCCTCTACGCGGCCACGACGTCGACCGAGCGCATCTCGCTCCACCGCATCCACAAGGAGACGCACGAGCGCGTGCGCATCCAGAACGTCGTCCCCGACGAGGGGCCGGTCGACCGCGACGACATCGTGATGGGCTACGAGTACGATCGCGACAAGTACGTGCCGGTGACGGAGGAGGAGCTCGACGCCATCGAGGTGGAGTCGAAGCACACGATCGACCTGTCCCGTTTCGTCAGACTCGACGACATCGACCCGATCTATTTCGACAAGCCCTATTTCGTCGCCCCCGACGGCGACATCGCGGCCGAGGCGTTCGTGACCATCCGCGACGCGCTGCGGGCGTCGAAGAAGGTGGCGCTGGGGCAGATCGTGCTCGCCAAGCGCGAGCGCGTCGTCGCCATCCAGCCCTGCGGCGAGGGCATGCTCCTCGAGACGCTGCGCTTTGCCGACGAGGTGCGCGAATCGAACACCTACTTCGAGGACATCGAGGACGTGAGCGTCTCCAGGGATCAGGTGGAGATGGCCGAATCGCTGATCGAGGCGCGCTCGGGCGCGTTCGATCCGAACACCTTCGTCGACCACTACCAGCAGGCGCTGAAGGCGCTGATCGAGTCCAAGCTGAAGGGCAAGAAGGTCGAGCCGCCGAAGCCGGCGAAGGGCAAGGGTTCCAACGTCATCAACCTGATGGACGCGCTGAAGGCGAGCCTCGAGAGCAAGGAGGGTTCGGCAGCGAACTCCAACCGGAAGTCGACGCGCAAGGCGAGCGCCAAGTCCCCGTCGAAAGCCTCCTCCTCGAAGAGCGCGGGCGCGAAATCGTCCAAGGCCGCGTCGGCGTCTTCCGCGGCGAAGGCGTCCGGCACCACGGCGCGCCGGACCACCGGCAAGACCGCCACCACACGGCAGAAGAAGAGCGCGTAGGTGGCCGGGAGCCTGCAGCGCTACCGCGAGAAGCGCGACTTCGCCATCACGCCGGAGCCGCCGCCCGGCGACGCCGCGCCCGCGTCCGGCGTGCTGACCTTCGTGGTGCAGAAGCACGACGCGCGGCGCCTCCACTACGACTTCCGCCTCGAGTTCGACGGTGTCCTGAAATCCTGGGCCGTCACGAAGGGGCCGAGCCGCGATCCGGGACAGAAGCGCCTCGCGGTGGAGACGGAGGACCATCCGCTCGCCTACGGCGGCTTCGAGGGGGCGATCCCCGAGGGCGAATATGGCGGCGGCACCGTCATGCTGTGGGACCGCGGCACCTGGGCGATGGCCGACGGCAAGGACGCCGAGGAGGGACTGAAGGCCGGGTCCCTGACGTTCGACCTCTTCGGCGAACGCCTGAAGGGCCGCTGGCATCTCCAGCGGATGCACGCCGAGAAGGGGCGCCCGCCGCAATGGCTCCTCATCAAGGTCCGCGACGAGGAGGCGGACGAGGATGGCGAGGTCACCGAGGCGTACGACAGGAGCGTCGCCTCCGGCCGCACCATGTCGGCGATCGCGGAGTCCGGCAGCGTGTGGCACTCCGACCGCCCGGCGGACGACCAGCCCGAGGCCGACCTCCCGTCCGGCAAGGGCAAGGCACCGGTCCGTCGCAAGGCGCCGCGGTCGTCCGCGAAAGGCGGGACGGGCGCCGCGTCGTCCGGCGGGGTGCCGGCGTTCGTCGCCCCCGCGCTCTGCGCCACCCGCGCCGCGCCGCCGAAGGGGGACTGGCTCGCCGAGGTGAAGTACGACGGCTATCGGGGCATCCTGCGCGCGGCGGACGGGGCCGTGAGCATCCTCACCCGCAGCCAGCAGGACTGGACGCACCGTTTTCCCACCATCGCCGAGGCCGCGCAGCCGCTCGCCGGGCGCGGCGTCATGCTCGACGGCGAGATCGTCGTCTTCGACGAGGCCGGGCGGACCAGCTTCGGCCAGCTCCAGAAGGCGTTTCGCGCCGCCGGTACGATCCACGCGGCGTACGTCGCCTTCGACCTCCTGTTCCTCGACGGCGAGGACTGGCGCGACCGGCCGATCGAGGAGCGCAAGGCCAGGCTGAAGTCGCTGCTCGCCGGGCGCGACGGGCCGATCCTCTATGGCGACCACGTCGGTCCGGGCAAGCAGGCGGCGCTCTACGAGGAGGCGGAGGCGCAGGGCCTCGAAGGCATCATCGCCAAGCGCGCTGGCAGCCGCTACCGCTCCGGCCGGCACGACGCTTGGGTGAAGGTCCGCGCGGTCCGGACGGCGCCGTTCGTCGTCGGCGGCTACACGGAGGGCGGTTCGGCCGGCCTCGGCGCGCTGCTCCTCGGGGCGTACCGGGACGGCAAGCTGGTCCCGGTGGGGCGCGTCGGCACGGGTTTCCGGCAGGACGAGGCGCGCGCGCTCTTGGCCGCGCTGAAGGAGCGGGAGCGCAAGACGTCGCCCTTTGCGCGCAAGCTCGAAGGCAAGGGGAACCTTTTCGTGCGGCCGGACCTCGTCGCCGAGGTCGGCTATCTCGCGATGACCGACGACGGGCAATTGCGCCACCCGACGTTCGAGGGCCTCATCGACATGGATCCGGCCGAAGTGGGGCTGCCGTCGGACCACCCGGATACCGAGGTGGACCGGTCCGAGGCCGGCGGAGGGGCGGGGCCGGTCAGGGCGAAGGCGGTTGCGGCAAAGGCCGGGGCGGCGAAGGCGAGATCCGCGCCGGCCGCCCGGAAGGCGGGGCGGGCAACCGGGGAGGGGGACGTGGAGACCTACGGCGTCACGCTCAGCCATCCGGAGAAGGTGCTCTTCCCCGAGCAGGCCATCACCAAGGCCGCGCTCGCGGCGCACTACGCGGCCTACATGGACCGGATGCTGCCCCACGTGATCGACCGCCCGCTGACGCTTGTGCGCTGTCCGCAGGGCCGCGCGAAGAAGTGCTTCTTCCAGCGCCATCCGGAGGGCATGCCGGACCGCATGCGCCGCCCCATCGGCGAGGACGACGGCGACGCCATCGTCGTCACCGCGCCCGGGGACATCATGGAGCTCGTCCAGCTCGGCGTCCTGGAGATCCACCTGCGCGGCGCCAGGGCCGACCGGCCCGACCGGCCGGACCGGCTCGTCTTCGACCTCGATCCCGGCGAGGGCGTCGACTTCGAGGCGGTGAAGGACGCCGCCGTCACCGTGCGCGAGGCGCTGGCGGAGCTGGACCTCCTCTCGTTCGTGAAGACGACGGGCGGCAAGGGGCTCCACGTCGTCCTCCCCATCGAGCGGCGCACGCCATGGGACGAGGCGAAGGCGTGGACGCGGGCGCTGGCCGAAAAGCTCGCCGCGGCCGAGCCCGACCGGTTCCTCACCAAGATGGCGAAGGCGCAGCGCAAGGGGCGGATCTTCATCGACTACCTTCGCAACGACACCAAGTCGTCCGCCGTCGCGCCGTACTCGACCCGCTCCCGCGAGGGGGCGCCGTTCGCGCTGCCGGTGAGCTGGGACGATCTCGCCCGGCTCAAAACGTCGCAGCCGGTCCATGTGGGCGAAATCGCGGGGGGCGATCCGTGGGCCGGGATCGACGAAACGCGCCAGAGTCTCACCAGTGCACGGAAAAGCGCCCTCGGAATTTAATGCACATTAAGAAGGCAACCAAAACCTGACTCTGCGCGTTTGGTTTGAAATCAAACAGATACGCGTTGGGCATAAACAATGTTGTGGCTCGACCAGGCGCGGATGGACAAGGCCGCGCAACCCGTGGCTCCCCCCGTCCTCGAGGGGCGTCTCATCGCGGTCTCGAACCGCGTCTCCCGACCCGCGAAGGGAGCGTCGCCGGGCGGTCTCGCCCAGGCTCTCTCGGAAGCGCTGCGAGGCGCGCAAGGCATGTGGATCGGGTGGTCCGGCGATCACGGCGAGTCCGGTGCCGAGCTTGAACTGGAAAAGCACGGCGACATCACCTTCGGCCTCCTCGACATCGAGGCCACCACGTTCCACCGCTACTACGAGGGCTACGCCAACAGCGTCCTGTGGCCGCTTTTCCACAGCCGCGCCGAGCTCGTCGAACGGACGACTGGCGACTTTGCCGCCTACACCGAGGTCAACGCCGCCTTCGCCGACCAGGTGGCTGCCATCGCCCAGCCGAACGACATCATCTGGGTGCACGACTATCATTTCCTGATCCTCGCCGAGGCGCTGCGCGAGCGTGGCGTCGACGGCACGATCGGCCTCTTCCTCCACATCCCGTTCCCGCCGCTGGAGATTTTCCGCCGCCTTCCCGAGGCGCGCACAATCGTGCGCGCGCTCGCGGCCTACGACACCATCGGCGTTCAGACCCGCCGCGACGC
This genomic window from Acuticoccus sediminis contains:
- a CDS encoding mechanosensitive ion channel domain-containing protein, producing the protein MVPTVFRTCLALLFSLVLLGSATAQTVDLAALKRHLNGIERDLRNIDTAIERQQAENSRIIRDLSRTTEDEGDVTFEELRQAQFEVDIAQTRLLTLAHRITEHGQRIDQLNSSIVSSSASMRTTERDTLQRLVDEAALDWRDRIRNASNQMMERLQTYQALSAEYLNLREEQLDILQRHISLDALDGVGDMEESPVVTRLRALVDQLGQQALTLSNEASAIDDGNPIAVQRRNLLRLRADEALLRSNTRLTDIAIVESRSLLDALRPIRSEPSIPTRLFVEAIDELNAADATLAQRAETIDLNRDGLSDLARILSEPTQDATQAEALRERISGLRRLLSTQGREIADLREELANEIAALDRERTARDRAELLTRETARTDKAARERIAAEIRTIPNELRDIYEGRYREVRTAVAVAPERMLAVFGGIVVLLLAATIYLRHFLLKSFVRSDATRATEIPLEVVRRNLYWLLPIAVWYSFATMFSISTSTTLAILKVLAIPAVAASLRDLTQVIVSYQTYGQQRRIGKIITRATEIAVVLSAVFVLAYVVLGEVDLLPTTETAINRLAYSVFVLSGLPMLLFVFFFSASRGGGSYGRIRRIVAAFLSLLPPTALIATGVTGLLGYTRLALVMLENLAFAITIVAAMALVLGIMNDLMEGVTARIRARDPARAYFARANFLVPLNRAAQLGLVVITAWICMEVFDWTVETPIIHEAVQVWRTTVFTVGSTQYTIGKVILAVLAFAFVFWVAGWSRRVAYTIIFGRLKDIGIRQSLSVFAQYVVVVLGVLLTLSAIGFDVTTLTVFAASLGVGIGFGLQNVVNNFISGLLLLVERPLRIGDIVTVGANSGTVMQIGIRSMRMKTFDEFDLIVPNSALISDTFTNWTRTNSVMRVILMVGIAYDDDPELAINLVYQALQEHEGVLKSPAPMVTVEEFGDNSINLRVCYYIDLYGNFSGFTVKSQVLTRVVKSFAQNGITIPFPQRDVHMIAPKPVALAQDGTPVDVVPQREPQRENNEWIGDAIEEVTGGGDANKDGF
- a CDS encoding metallophosphoesterase family protein, producing the protein MNADLPEGVRVYAIGDVHGCAKMLDRLLALIDEDLAADPATSVVEVFLGDYVDRGPDCAAVLKRVGEEVPGRERVRLMGNHEQAMIAALADGTMMSRWLAFGGDATLRSYGIEPNDWKHDPQALQPIVQSVLPRRDLELLTRLAYSHRIGGVIFVHAGIRPGVPLEEQSSSDMIWIREEFLTHSGPFPAFVVHGHTPVDAPEVTPWRANVDTGAVYGGALTAIVLEAGRRHRFLSVPHG
- a CDS encoding sulfite exporter TauE/SafE family protein gives rise to the protein MLDLLFFAVILAIAGAIGGIIAGLLGVGGGIVIVPVLFYLLPVAGVDGEIRMHLAVATSLATIITTSIVSARSHYKRGGVDVDLLKQVGGGVVLGVAIGVVAGTAASAQTLTAIFGSVALLVAIHMAFFKGRQLASHLPGQPCITGIGMIIGGVSTMMGIGGGSLSVPIFSLCGVPIRRAVGTAAAIGLIIAVPGVIGFAIGGWNVPDLPPGSVGYVNLIGFALIAPLSMLCAPIGAKLAHTIPQEWLSRIFAIFLAVTAVRMLLSLL
- a CDS encoding uracil-DNA glycosylase, coding for MEEPQHTRDPLRGFFSACGVTVMLAETPQNRFAEGVAVEEPSFDDMPLADSDDWVDEPAPAVEDEAVHAAREVARTAPDLAALHQALARFDGCPLKALARSTCHGEGPVGAPIMFVGEAPGRDEDEAGRPFVGRSGQLLEKMLAAIGMTREAVYISNVIPWRPPANRTPSPIETATCEVFVRREIALVRPKVLVALGGAAAKTLFSTDTGIMRQRGNWVRFDTGDGEVDAVAMFHPAYLLRTPGEKRRAWQDLLSIRRKLKELGAL